The Crocosphaera subtropica ATCC 51142 genome includes a window with the following:
- a CDS encoding VOC family protein, which produces MAVEQNKKTQGLTVGCLERVHHIALNVKNMTASRHFYGEVLGLHELTGDEVPSTLKDLVAQGKVANFITPDGLILDLFWEPDLFPPHTDPKQQFTRANHLAFHIDAELFDQAVNVLKNNQIMIDHGPVSRPTGRGIYFYDPDGFMVEIRCDPQ; this is translated from the coding sequence ATGGCAGTTGAACAAAATAAGAAAACTCAAGGATTAACCGTCGGATGTTTAGAACGAGTTCATCATATTGCTTTAAATGTTAAAAATATGACAGCTTCCCGTCACTTTTACGGTGAAGTTTTGGGACTCCATGAATTAACTGGGGATGAAGTTCCCAGTACCCTTAAAGACTTAGTTGCTCAAGGAAAAGTTGCTAATTTCATCACCCCTGATGGACTGATTTTAGACTTATTTTGGGAACCTGATTTATTCCCCCCTCATACTGATCCTAAACAACAATTCACAAGAGCCAATCATTTAGCGTTTCACATTGATGCTGAATTATTTGATCAGGCTGTGAACGTGTTAAAAAATAATCAAATTATGATCGATCATGGACCAGTTAGTCGTCCCACAGGAAGAGGAATTTATTTTTATGATCCTGATGGTTTTATGGTAGAAATACGCTGCGATCCTCAATAA
- a CDS encoding type I polyketide synthase translates to MTDTLTSQRILAALKEARSELEAVEQSQNEPIAIVGMAGRFPGAKNLDEFWQNLCNGVNSIDFLSQEELLANGVETETLNDPNYVNAYSSFDGIDSFDAAFFGYSPREAEVLDPQHRVFLECAWEALENAGYDPERYGGPIGVFGGAALNSYLVNLYGNTQLRQSLDKTQVVISNVMGLMPTRVSYKLNLKGPSCGVQTGCSTSLVSVHLACQSLRNRECDMALAGGVTIGTLGKSGYLYQKEGIASPDGFCRAFDANAQGTVFGNGVGIVALKRLSLAQEAGDHIYAVIKGSAINNDGSQKVGLTAPSVAGQAEVIEKALKKAGIEPETVNYIETHGTGTPLGDPIEMSALTKVFRSTPQQQKFCAIASVKTNIGHLDAAAGIAGLIKTVLALKHQQIPPSLNFSEPNPQIDWDNSPFYVNTQLTDWQRKGMPRRAGVSSFGMGGTNAHVILEEIEGDPPLSPFAKGGSQILLLSAKTSTALETTTKNLATHLKEHPELNLADVAYTLQMGRQGMEYRHFIVCQEIEEAIAALDTSPNPIPLLPSRAITFLFSGQGSQYLNMGCELYDTESVFKQEVDRCCDLLQSRLGWDLRAIIFREQGAGTKEQGEKIPAYVNLHSTIYAQPALFVIEYALAQLWMSWGVQPNAMLGHSIGEYVAATLAEVFSLEDALYLVAMRGQLMQECPPGAMVSVSLSEDKLKGLLDQDLVIAAINAPSLCVVSGKIEAIATLEKRLTRENIPCRRLHTSHAFHSPLMQPIGREFKQIIQQITLNSPKLPFISNVTGTWITPGEATDPNYWTQHLTQPVRFCDGIRELLQTGDRLFLEVGPGRTLSTLTKQHQSDVPVFTSLRHPQESISDRSFILNTVGKLWQTGVEINWSAFYTDQSPSRVPLPTYPFERQRYWVDLSPSETVTQSEEKTLSKNPEMADWFYVPGWKRSALPKNSRSAPQNWLILTDESKLANALIANLQKYQQTVITVTIGEEFIEIDENQYSINPQNAENYQKLWQNLTQKPQRILNLWPMKEIKTFEQCQDLGFYSLVYLSQTIAQQKEAIKMTVMTEGLQDVIGTETLNPGKATILGACKVIPQECPHIHCQTIDITAHNLSINSLLTELLTPTKDAVVAYRGSHRWVQTFEPLPLAEVETETIPLKQEGVYLIVGDFVEGLGLVYAQWLRQTVNAKLVLIGRKDLPPQEQWDAWLVTHGPQEEITRCVRQLQALGTGGTEFLFFNADLTDKKQIKAIIAQATEKLGNINGVIHAGTMGDRASCPLPHLTPKECDRQWKTKVKGLLVLEEVLQGQPLDFYLLQSSLSSVVGGLGFAAYAAANTFMDTLATQRNQTGTIPWYSVNWDACQLDEAMPQEKTGLALLDLAMTPQEVWEVSRRIFACASHPQIIVSPGNLSTRMNQEMRHSTPEDPEALSSYHRPTLNTPYEAPRNAIEKQVAEALQELLGIETVGIHDNFFELGGHSLLAIQAVSRLREEFQVELPMRKFLFESPTVAGIAKLIEENQPNEQEQQEIADLLAQVENLSDEDIR, encoded by the coding sequence ATGACTGACACATTAACTTCACAACGTATCCTAGCAGCCCTCAAAGAAGCTCGCAGCGAACTCGAAGCCGTCGAACAGTCTCAAAATGAACCCATTGCCATTGTTGGTATGGCGGGGCGGTTTCCAGGGGCAAAAAATTTAGATGAATTTTGGCAAAATCTCTGTAATGGGGTTAATTCTATTGACTTTTTATCCCAAGAGGAGCTATTGGCCAATGGAGTTGAAACTGAAACCCTTAATGATCCCAACTATGTGAACGCCTATTCCAGTTTTGACGGGATAGACTCCTTTGATGCTGCCTTTTTCGGCTATTCTCCTAGGGAAGCTGAAGTGCTTGACCCACAACATCGTGTGTTCCTTGAATGCGCCTGGGAAGCCCTAGAGAATGCGGGTTATGACCCCGAACGCTATGGGGGGCCTATTGGGGTTTTTGGGGGAGCAGCCCTCAACAGCTACTTAGTGAACCTCTATGGCAATACTCAGCTTAGACAGTCCCTTGATAAGACTCAAGTGGTTATCAGCAACGTCATGGGGTTAATGCCCACTAGAGTCTCTTATAAACTAAATCTAAAAGGGCCTAGTTGTGGGGTACAAACCGGCTGTTCTACCTCCCTCGTTTCCGTTCATTTAGCCTGTCAAAGTTTGCGGAACCGAGAATGTGACATGGCTTTAGCAGGAGGGGTTACCATTGGTACATTGGGCAAATCTGGTTATCTTTACCAAAAAGAAGGTATTGCTTCCCCTGACGGCTTTTGTCGTGCTTTTGATGCCAATGCCCAAGGCACTGTATTTGGTAACGGGGTGGGTATTGTTGCCCTAAAACGGTTATCCCTTGCCCAAGAAGCAGGGGATCATATTTATGCCGTGATTAAAGGCTCTGCTATCAATAACGATGGTTCTCAAAAAGTAGGACTAACCGCCCCTAGCGTGGCAGGACAAGCCGAAGTCATCGAAAAGGCATTGAAAAAAGCAGGCATTGAACCAGAAACCGTTAATTATATCGAAACTCATGGAACAGGAACCCCCCTCGGTGATCCTATCGAGATGTCTGCCTTAACCAAAGTCTTTCGTTCTACTCCTCAACAACAGAAATTTTGTGCGATCGCCTCTGTGAAAACCAATATCGGTCACTTAGATGCAGCAGCAGGCATTGCGGGACTAATTAAAACCGTTTTAGCCCTAAAACATCAACAAATCCCCCCCAGTCTCAATTTTAGTGAGCCTAACCCCCAAATTGACTGGGATAATAGTCCTTTTTACGTTAATACTCAACTCACAGACTGGCAACGGAAGGGAATGCCTCGTCGTGCTGGTGTGAGTTCCTTTGGTATGGGTGGGACGAATGCTCACGTTATTCTTGAGGAGATAGAAGGCGATCCCCCCCTATCCCCCTTTGCCAAGGGGGGAAGCCAAATATTACTATTGTCCGCAAAAACATCTACTGCCCTAGAAACAACAACTAAAAATTTAGCAACCCATTTAAAAGAGCATCCAGAGCTTAATTTAGCTGATGTGGCCTATACCCTACAAATGGGTCGTCAAGGCATGGAATATCGTCATTTTATCGTTTGCCAAGAAATAGAAGAAGCGATCGCCGCTTTAGACACTTCTCCTAACCCTATTCCCCTATTACCTTCTCGTGCCATTACTTTCTTATTCTCTGGTCAAGGTAGTCAATATCTCAATATGGGGTGCGAACTCTATGACACTGAATCTGTGTTTAAACAAGAAGTTGATCGCTGCTGTGACTTGCTTCAATCACGCTTAGGATGGGATTTACGGGCGATTATTTTTAGGGAGCAGGGAGCAGGGACAAAGGAGCAGGGAGAAAAGATTCCAGCCTATGTTAATCTACACTCTACAATTTATGCTCAACCTGCTCTGTTTGTCATTGAATATGCTTTAGCGCAACTTTGGATGTCTTGGGGGGTTCAACCCAATGCGATGCTGGGTCACAGTATTGGGGAATATGTAGCAGCGACTTTAGCAGAAGTATTTTCTTTAGAAGATGCTCTGTACCTAGTCGCAATGCGAGGGCAACTGATGCAGGAATGCCCTCCAGGAGCAATGGTTTCTGTTTCCTTATCAGAAGACAAGCTCAAAGGGTTATTGGATCAAGATTTAGTTATTGCAGCTATTAACGCCCCAAGTTTATGCGTGGTTTCAGGCAAAATAGAAGCGATCGCAACCTTAGAAAAACGTTTAACCAGGGAGAATATTCCCTGTCGTCGTCTCCATACTTCCCACGCCTTCCATTCTCCCTTGATGCAGCCCATAGGGAGAGAATTTAAACAAATCATTCAACAAATTACTTTAAATTCCCCCAAATTACCCTTTATTTCCAATGTAACAGGAACCTGGATCACCCCAGGAGAAGCTACTGATCCTAACTATTGGACACAACACCTTACCCAACCCGTTCGTTTTTGTGATGGCATCAGGGAACTGTTACAAACAGGCGATCGCCTTTTCTTAGAAGTAGGCCCAGGACGGACATTAAGTACCTTAACGAAACAACATCAGTCGGATGTTCCTGTTTTTACCTCGTTACGGCATCCCCAAGAATCAATCTCTGATCGGTCATTTATCCTCAATACAGTAGGTAAACTGTGGCAAACTGGGGTAGAAATCAATTGGTCAGCGTTTTACACCGATCAAAGTCCCTCTCGCGTCCCTTTACCCACTTATCCCTTTGAACGTCAGCGTTATTGGGTGGATCTCTCGCCGTCAGAAACTGTTACCCAAAGTGAGGAAAAAACTCTTAGCAAAAATCCTGAGATGGCTGACTGGTTCTATGTTCCTGGTTGGAAACGGAGTGCATTACCTAAAAATAGTAGGTCGGCTCCTCAAAATTGGTTGATTCTAACAGATGAAAGCAAATTAGCAAATGCTTTAATCGCTAATCTTCAAAAATACCAACAAACCGTTATTACTGTAACAATTGGGGAAGAATTTATAGAAATTGATGAAAATCAATACAGTATTAATCCTCAGAATGCTGAAAATTATCAAAAATTATGGCAAAATTTAACCCAAAAACCTCAAAGAATTCTTAATCTATGGCCAATGAAGGAAATAAAAACCTTTGAGCAATGTCAAGATTTGGGGTTTTATAGTTTAGTCTACCTCTCTCAAACTATAGCGCAACAAAAAGAAGCCATAAAAATGACTGTAATGACTGAGGGTTTACAGGATGTCATTGGCACAGAAACCCTAAACCCCGGCAAAGCAACTATTTTAGGGGCGTGTAAAGTGATTCCCCAAGAATGTCCTCACATTCATTGCCAAACTATTGATATAACTGCTCATAACCTATCCATTAATTCCCTTTTAACTGAACTATTGACCCCGACTAAGGATGCAGTGGTTGCTTATCGCGGTTCTCATCGTTGGGTACAAACCTTTGAACCTTTACCCCTTGCAGAAGTAGAAACAGAGACGATCCCCTTAAAACAAGAGGGCGTTTATCTCATTGTCGGAGATTTTGTCGAAGGGTTAGGACTGGTGTATGCTCAATGGTTAAGGCAAACTGTCAACGCAAAACTGGTTCTCATTGGACGCAAAGACTTACCCCCCCAAGAACAATGGGATGCTTGGTTAGTTACTCACGGCCCTCAAGAAGAAATTACTCGCTGTGTGCGTCAATTACAAGCATTAGGAACAGGTGGTACAGAATTTCTCTTTTTCAACGCCGATTTAACTGATAAAAAGCAAATCAAAGCAATTATCGCCCAAGCAACCGAAAAATTAGGGAATATTAATGGCGTTATTCATGCAGGAACGATGGGCGATCGGGCCAGTTGTCCTCTTCCCCATCTCACGCCAAAAGAATGCGATCGCCAGTGGAAAACGAAGGTGAAAGGGTTACTGGTACTCGAAGAAGTCTTACAGGGTCAGCCCCTAGATTTTTATCTCTTACAGTCTTCTTTATCCTCCGTCGTGGGGGGTTTAGGGTTTGCTGCCTATGCTGCGGCCAATACATTCATGGATACCTTAGCCACGCAACGCAACCAAACAGGCACTATTCCTTGGTATAGCGTCAACTGGGATGCCTGTCAGTTGGATGAAGCAATGCCCCAGGAAAAAACGGGGTTAGCCCTATTGGACTTAGCCATGACTCCCCAAGAGGTTTGGGAAGTTTCTAGGCGAATATTCGCCTGTGCTTCTCATCCTCAGATTATCGTTTCCCCAGGGAATTTATCAACCCGAATGAACCAGGAGATGAGACACTCAACCCCTGAAGACCCAGAAGCCCTCTCTAGCTACCATAGACCCACTTTAAACACCCCTTATGAAGCCCCCCGTAATGCCATAGAAAAACAGGTTGCAGAAGCATTACAGGAGTTATTAGGCATTGAAACAGTGGGCATTCATGACAACTTTTTTGAGTTAGGCGGACATTCCTTGTTAGCCATTCAAGCAGTTTCCCGTCTACGAGAGGAGTTTCAAGTAGAGTTACCCATGCGAAAGTTTCTCTTTGAGTCTCCCACTGTGGCTGGTATTGCTAAACTGATCGAAGAAAATCAGCCAAATGAGCAAGAACAGCAAGAAATCGCCGATTTATTGGCACAAGTCGAGAATCTTTCCGATGAAGACATTAGATAG
- a CDS encoding pentapeptide repeat-containing protein, producing MKSSIIAIVGLLSPFLLASEVKAANPDHIEQLLSTRECQGCDLSGADLTAAHLIGVDLRDANLTGANLTEANLEGADLTGANLKGADLSASMLTNATLNDSILDNVNLTKAMVYDVDVAGASMMALIIDEAQIFHTGISVGGESPE from the coding sequence ATGAAATCCTCAATTATCGCTATTGTAGGACTGCTTAGCCCTTTCCTGTTGGCCTCTGAAGTTAAAGCAGCTAACCCTGATCATATCGAACAGTTATTATCAACTAGAGAATGTCAAGGTTGCGACTTATCAGGAGCAGACCTAACGGCTGCCCATTTAATTGGTGTAGACTTAAGAGATGCTAACCTAACAGGGGCTAATCTAACTGAAGCTAACCTAGAAGGGGCAGACTTGACTGGAGCAAACTTAAAAGGGGCAGACCTCAGTGCTTCTATGCTGACCAATGCTACCCTTAATGATAGCATTCTTGATAATGTCAACCTCACCAAAGCAATGGTTTATGATGTTGATGTCGCTGGTGCCTCTATGATGGCTTTAATCATCGATGAAGCACAGATTTTCCACACTGGAATTAGTGTGGGTGGAGAGTCACCTGAATAA
- a CDS encoding ABC transporter permease/M1 family aminopeptidase, whose amino-acid sequence MKQALLPIFRFEIFYHLRRPTFWIIVALFFGIALVDSVSNASQGQAFFYINSPSQVFQTTIWYTIFGILAASAFVAETFVRDANYRMEGLILATPIAKWNYLGLRFFAAVGMTLLAFSGYLPGTILGTLMPGLNPYALGPFRPDAYLLSYLLFVIPNLFLASAIAFWLASRTRNLAITYAGAIVLVMLYLASLMMVGMDVINFNQYRFWSMLDPFGFHAFEETRLGWTVYQHNTLMPRLTNTLLINRLLWITVALVAWGFSYQTYSMKMLKRSPRKKAEEQGAGRLGEGSKFGMVFQQWLYRSGFEIQWILQGRAFLLLTGFGLVALVMTALGTRSFNYSTPSTDLLIHSANIYLEYILFAIIVIYGAELMWRDRQLRIQDVVDATPISNGVLLFSKLTALFAMITLNLLLAMVVMIGDQALNGYYEFELPLYFQMLFVEHGPYFYLIAILSLFTQVVTGHKYAGMALAIAIALSKIPLDGFGLYHNLYRFAATNDIEYSLMNGYGNLLTGHLWYTLYWAIGGAILMAIAYIIWPRGTTNMSWIRAWKQAHVRIKQALFGLMVLFTGVGGWIAYNTMIVNPYQPPGKEETAAEIEKRFNQYETLPMPVVTSTNVKVDMFPDEGYFIANGEYRLKNQTNTPIKEIHLLTFINLTLAEVNYPGAKLREAHPEWGYYIYTLDQPLMPGESQTLQFITKTEPTKGFRNQVDSDDVYMIYPNDVVGNGTNLHSPFILPFIGYTKMVEHKKAWLRDKLNLPPLEERMRSHDDPIGLSQGLTVSHLGWGHANITVSTSAEQQVVTSGKLIKQWQIGDRNYFQYKTTPPDRGKFTLYSGRYGVYKNNDYAVPIEIYYHPQHEENVQLMATHIGKALEFYEKSFGPYPFEQVRVVECVYYDGMVFSESGTIGIPEVLVWKNEAQGLGKENIIDWLTYLLAYAWWEDQMIVADVAGSMTVREALSAYASSLYQRSRRTPKMQELAKKQQMRDFFRQLGKIDFQEPALIEVYNELPIARHKGGMILELIEDLIGQEALLTAIRGFFEDHRYQNPPYATVIELQDAILAQSPPKYRTTIKELFAKVITYQVGLVDAVYEPLADGKFKIMLEIEAQKRYTKDLGRQEPTELDIPLTLALSDEAGNIIYRQKHEISGQKATLELMTDQLPTHAKVDPDYLLPSAFIQDNVKGLRQGSLTE is encoded by the coding sequence ATGAAACAAGCCCTTTTGCCAATTTTCAGGTTTGAAATTTTTTACCATTTACGCCGTCCCACTTTTTGGATCATTGTTGCGTTATTTTTTGGCATTGCCTTGGTAGACTCGGTGTCTAATGCTTCTCAAGGTCAAGCCTTTTTTTACATCAATAGTCCGTCTCAAGTGTTTCAAACTACAATTTGGTACACGATCTTTGGTATTTTGGCCGCTTCTGCCTTTGTGGCAGAAACCTTTGTCAGAGATGCTAATTACCGCATGGAAGGGTTAATTCTTGCAACCCCGATCGCTAAATGGAATTATTTGGGGCTTCGTTTTTTCGCTGCGGTAGGGATGACGTTGTTGGCGTTTTCGGGTTATCTACCAGGAACTATCCTAGGAACCTTGATGCCAGGACTTAACCCCTATGCTTTAGGACCGTTTCGTCCTGATGCCTATCTTCTCAGTTATCTTTTATTTGTCATTCCTAATCTCTTTTTAGCTTCGGCGATCGCTTTTTGGTTGGCATCTCGCACCCGTAACCTGGCCATTACCTATGCAGGGGCCATTGTTTTAGTCATGCTTTATCTCGCCTCTTTGATGATGGTGGGCATGGATGTGATTAATTTCAACCAGTACCGTTTTTGGTCTATGTTAGACCCGTTTGGTTTTCATGCTTTTGAAGAAACCCGCTTAGGGTGGACGGTTTATCAACATAATACGTTGATGCCGAGGTTGACAAACACTTTACTCATAAATCGTTTGTTATGGATCACAGTGGCATTGGTCGCTTGGGGGTTTAGTTATCAAACCTATTCGATGAAAATGTTAAAGCGATCGCCGAGGAAGAAAGCGGAGGAGCAGGGAGCAGGGAGACTGGGGGAAGGTTCTAAGTTTGGAATGGTTTTTCAGCAATGGTTGTATCGCAGTGGCTTTGAGATTCAATGGATCTTGCAAGGACGGGCATTTCTCTTATTAACAGGGTTTGGGTTGGTTGCTTTGGTGATGACTGCCTTGGGAACTCGCTCGTTTAACTACTCCACTCCCAGTACGGATCTTTTGATTCACTCGGCGAATATTTACCTTGAATATATTTTGTTTGCCATCATTGTGATCTATGGGGCAGAGTTAATGTGGCGCGATCGCCAACTGCGGATACAGGATGTAGTGGATGCAACTCCCATTTCCAATGGAGTGTTATTGTTCTCGAAACTGACTGCTCTATTTGCCATGATCACCCTGAATTTATTGCTGGCCATGGTAGTCATGATAGGGGATCAAGCTTTGAACGGTTACTACGAATTTGAGTTGCCCTTATACTTCCAAATGCTGTTTGTGGAGCATGGCCCCTATTTTTATTTAATTGCGATCCTATCGTTGTTTACCCAAGTGGTCACTGGTCATAAATATGCAGGAATGGCTCTGGCTATTGCGATCGCCCTGTCCAAAATTCCCCTCGATGGGTTTGGACTCTATCACAACCTTTATCGCTTTGCTGCCACCAATGACATTGAATATTCTTTGATGAATGGTTACGGTAACTTACTGACGGGACATCTTTGGTACACCCTTTATTGGGCCATTGGGGGTGCAATTTTAATGGCGATCGCTTATATCATCTGGCCTAGGGGAACGACTAACATGAGTTGGATAAGGGCATGGAAACAGGCTCATGTAAGAATTAAACAGGCTTTATTCGGTTTAATGGTTTTATTTACTGGGGTAGGTGGTTGGATCGCCTACAATACGATGATAGTTAATCCTTATCAACCGCCAGGGAAAGAAGAAACCGCAGCCGAGATCGAAAAGCGGTTTAACCAATACGAAACCCTTCCTATGCCTGTGGTGACGAGTACGAACGTTAAGGTGGATATGTTTCCTGATGAGGGTTATTTTATTGCCAACGGGGAATATCGTCTCAAAAATCAGACGAATACTCCTATTAAAGAGATTCATCTGCTGACGTTTATCAATTTAACGCTTGCAGAAGTCAATTATCCAGGGGCCAAATTACGAGAAGCGCATCCTGAGTGGGGTTATTATATCTACACCCTAGATCAGCCCTTAATGCCAGGAGAGAGCCAAACTTTACAATTTATCACTAAAACTGAGCCAACCAAAGGATTTCGTAATCAGGTAGACAGTGATGATGTCTATATGATCTATCCCAACGATGTAGTGGGTAATGGCACAAACTTACATAGTCCCTTCATCCTACCTTTTATTGGTTACACCAAAATGGTCGAACACAAAAAAGCTTGGTTGCGGGATAAATTAAACTTACCACCGCTAGAAGAACGAATGCGTTCTCATGATGATCCTATCGGACTTTCCCAAGGGTTAACAGTGAGTCATTTGGGTTGGGGTCACGCTAATATTACCGTTAGCACCTCAGCCGAGCAACAAGTAGTTACATCGGGAAAATTAATCAAGCAATGGCAAATAGGTGATCGCAATTATTTTCAATATAAGACAACGCCACCAGATCGGGGAAAATTTACCCTTTATTCGGGTCGTTATGGGGTTTATAAGAATAATGATTATGCTGTTCCCATTGAAATCTATTATCATCCCCAACACGAAGAAAATGTCCAGTTAATGGCAACTCACATCGGAAAAGCCCTGGAATTTTATGAAAAATCCTTTGGACCCTATCCCTTTGAACAAGTTCGAGTCGTTGAATGTGTTTATTACGATGGCATGGTCTTTTCTGAAAGCGGAACCATTGGTATTCCTGAAGTTTTGGTCTGGAAAAATGAAGCCCAAGGACTGGGCAAAGAAAATATCATTGATTGGTTGACTTATTTGTTAGCTTATGCTTGGTGGGAAGATCAAATGATTGTGGCTGATGTGGCCGGAAGCATGACTGTCCGAGAAGCCCTCAGTGCTTATGCCAGTTCCTTGTATCAACGTTCCCGTCGCACCCCAAAAATGCAAGAATTGGCGAAAAAACAGCAAATGCGAGATTTTTTCCGTCAGCTTGGCAAAATTGATTTCCAAGAACCGGCCTTAATTGAAGTGTACAATGAGTTACCTATTGCCCGTCATAAAGGGGGCATGATCCTAGAATTAATTGAAGATTTAATTGGACAAGAAGCCTTACTTACTGCTATTCGGGGCTTTTTTGAGGATCATCGTTATCAAAACCCACCCTATGCAACGGTAATTGAGTTACAAGACGCAATTTTAGCTCAAAGTCCTCCAAAATATCGAACAACCATTAAAGAACTGTTTGCTAAAGTCATTACCTATCAAGTGGGCTTAGTTGATGCTGTTTATGAACCCTTAGCCGATGGAAAATTTAAAATTATGCTGGAAATAGAAGCGCAAAAACGCTATACCAAAGACCTCGGACGACAGGAACCCACTGAGTTAGATATTCCCTTAACCCTCGCTCTGTCCGATGAAGCAGGAAACATCATTTATCGCCAAAAACACGAAATTTCTGGTCAAAAAGCAACCCTTGAATTGATGACGGATCAGCTTCCTACTCATGCAAAGGTTGATCCTGATTATCTTTTACCCTCAGCGTTTATTCAGGATAACGTCAAAGGGTTACGTCAGGGAAGTTTAACAGAATAA
- a CDS encoding LLM class flavin-dependent oxidoreductase — translation MDFSLFYFDGDGSVAQPDKYRLLVESAKFADRHNFTALWIPERHFHAFGGLYPNPSVVNAALAMATERVQLRAGSVVLPLHHPVRIAEEWAVVDNLSNGRVAIAFASGWTMDEFILSREPHTHRKQTMWRGIKALQQLWRGQSVEYADASGRTVEAKILPKPIQSELPIWITCQSPETFMEAGKMGANVLTSLLGGTLEEVEPKIKLYRQYLEKSGHDPNSKKVTLMVHTFLGEETEQVKEKVQQPFCHYLKTHYDLLENLAKGMGLNVSLKNFSEDDLDSLLLFGVEGFMKGRSLIGTPQTCIPFIERLEQAGINEVACLIDFVQDFDAVMESLPYLQKLQEAVNLSSGFGVRS, via the coding sequence ATGGATTTTAGCTTATTTTACTTCGATGGTGATGGCTCAGTTGCTCAACCCGATAAATATCGTCTGTTAGTGGAAAGTGCCAAATTTGCCGATCGCCATAATTTTACTGCCCTTTGGATACCAGAACGCCATTTTCACGCCTTTGGGGGACTTTATCCTAATCCTTCGGTGGTGAATGCCGCGTTAGCTATGGCCACAGAACGGGTGCAACTTCGGGCAGGTAGTGTGGTGTTACCCTTGCATCATCCCGTGAGAATTGCTGAAGAATGGGCAGTTGTCGATAATTTATCCAATGGTAGGGTAGCGATCGCTTTTGCATCGGGTTGGACGATGGATGAGTTTATTCTTTCCCGTGAACCCCATACTCATCGAAAACAAACCATGTGGCGTGGTATTAAAGCTTTGCAACAGTTATGGCGAGGGCAAAGTGTGGAATATGCAGATGCCTCCGGCAGAACTGTAGAAGCGAAAATTTTACCGAAACCGATACAATCTGAATTACCGATTTGGATTACCTGCCAGTCTCCAGAAACCTTTATGGAAGCAGGGAAAATGGGTGCAAATGTCTTAACCTCTTTGTTAGGGGGAACCTTAGAAGAAGTGGAGCCAAAAATTAAGCTTTATCGTCAGTATTTAGAAAAGTCTGGCCACGATCCTAACAGCAAAAAAGTGACCCTGATGGTACACACCTTTTTGGGAGAAGAAACTGAACAGGTTAAAGAAAAAGTACAACAACCCTTCTGTCATTATTTGAAAACCCATTATGACCTATTGGAAAATTTAGCTAAGGGTATGGGGTTAAATGTGAGTTTAAAAAACTTTTCAGAAGATGATCTTGATAGCTTGTTACTGTTTGGTGTAGAAGGGTTTATGAAAGGACGCTCTTTAATTGGTACACCGCAAACTTGTATTCCTTTTATTGAACGTCTTGAACAAGCAGGTATTAACGAAGTAGCTTGTTTAATTGATTTTGTTCAAGATTTTGACGCAGTAATGGAAAGTTTACCCTATTTACAAAAATTACAAGAAGCAGTTAACTTGAGTTCGGGGTTCGGGGTTCGGAGTTAG